A genomic region of Petrotoga sibirica DSM 13575 contains the following coding sequences:
- the hutH gene encoding histidine ammonia-lyase has protein sequence MKKVYIDGEHLSLEDVINVARHYYEVTIENSVLDNIENSRKVVEKFAEKEKVVYGVTTGFGELCNVFISNDKTEKLQRNLIRSHACGIGDPLDIETVRAIMLLRANSLVKGFSGIRLSTIQTLIDMINKKVHPIIPEKGSLGASGDLAPLAHMVLPMIGEGEAYYDNKMLSGKEAMKMAGIDPINLVAKEGLALINGTQVMTAIGALSIYDSIELLKTADIISSLTFEALNGVIEAFDERVHNLRPHKGQIGCANNLRRILEGSKMVSHQGVLRVQDSYSLRCIPQVHGASRDAINYVQDVIEKEMNAVTDNPLIFSKEEEAISAGNFHGQPIALSMDFLAIALSEIANISERRIERLVNPKLSGLAPFLIEESGLNSGFMLVQYSAASLVSENKVLAHPASVDSIPSSANQEDHVSMGTISARKTKNILNNVQKVLAMEMLCACQAIDLRGNKGLGKGSKIVYDIVRDKVPKINEDRAMYKMIDKCEDILKSGIIVKEVEKVIGKLF, from the coding sequence TTGAAAAAGGTCTATATAGATGGAGAACATCTGAGTTTGGAAGATGTGATTAATGTCGCTAGACATTATTATGAGGTGACTATCGAAAACTCCGTTCTTGACAATATTGAGAACTCCAGAAAAGTTGTAGAAAAGTTTGCAGAAAAGGAAAAAGTCGTGTATGGTGTGACCACTGGATTTGGAGAACTCTGTAATGTTTTCATTTCTAACGATAAAACGGAAAAATTACAAAGGAATCTGATTAGGAGTCATGCATGCGGAATTGGGGATCCTTTAGATATCGAAACTGTTAGGGCAATTATGTTGCTCCGTGCGAACTCTTTAGTCAAAGGTTTTTCTGGAATAAGGTTATCCACCATACAAACTTTGATCGATATGATCAACAAGAAGGTTCACCCGATAATACCAGAAAAAGGATCTTTAGGAGCAAGTGGTGATCTAGCTCCATTAGCTCATATGGTGTTACCGATGATAGGAGAAGGAGAAGCTTATTACGACAACAAGATGTTAAGTGGAAAAGAAGCAATGAAGATGGCAGGAATAGATCCGATAAATCTTGTTGCAAAAGAAGGTCTCGCTTTGATAAATGGAACACAAGTTATGACAGCCATAGGTGCATTATCAATATACGATAGCATAGAACTTTTAAAGACAGCAGATATCATTTCATCATTGACTTTTGAGGCGTTGAACGGTGTTATCGAGGCTTTTGATGAGAGGGTACACAATTTAAGACCTCATAAAGGGCAGATTGGTTGCGCTAATAATTTGAGGAGAATACTTGAAGGTAGTAAAATGGTGTCTCATCAAGGGGTATTGCGTGTTCAAGATTCTTATTCATTGAGATGTATCCCTCAGGTTCATGGTGCCTCACGTGATGCAATAAATTATGTACAAGATGTCATTGAAAAAGAGATGAATGCTGTAACTGATAATCCTTTGATATTTTCAAAAGAAGAAGAAGCAATTTCTGCGGGGAATTTTCACGGCCAACCAATCGCCTTGAGTATGGACTTTTTGGCAATTGCCTTATCTGAAATTGCAAATATTTCAGAAAGACGAATAGAAAGGCTTGTTAACCCTAAATTGAGTGGGTTAGCTCCTTTTTTGATAGAAGAAAGTGGCTTGAATTCTGGTTTTATGCTGGTTCAATATTCAGCCGCCTCGTTGGTTTCAGAAAATAAAGTCTTAGCTCATCCTGCAAGTGTTGACTCAATTCCTTCTTCTGCAAACCAAGAAGATCACGTTTCTATGGGTACAATCTCAGCGAGAAAGACGAAAAATATTCTAAACAACGTCCAAAAAGTATTAGCTATGGAAATGCTTTGCGCTTGCCAAGCCATAGACCTACGAGGAAATAAAGGTTTAGGAAAAGGTTCAAAGATAGTTTATGATATAGTTAGAGATAAAGTACCGAAGATTAACGAAGACAGAGCGATGTATAAAATGATAGATAAATGTGAAGACATATTAAAATCTGGCATAATCGTTAAAGAAGTGGAAAAAGTAATTGGTAAATTATTTTAA